In Bacillus sp. Marseille-Q1617, a genomic segment contains:
- a CDS encoding glycosyltransferase family 4 protein — protein sequence MKIWILNAVALKPNETGITRHYDLSKHMADQGHDITIFASSFLVYLFKWRDPKKKNYSENVNGVLFEWVWTLPYNGNGPKRLLNMMSYMLTAVKRGMKKKEKPDVIVGSSVHLFACLAAYILSKLKGATFIVEIRDLWPKTLIDFGAFSKNHPVALLFGWIERFVYKKSEKIIVTLPGAYKYITSLGIPKNKIVYIPNGIDMDKIHELENKASLEPALEKIRENYSHIAMYLGSHGVANSLETIVKAASELPRKDTAFVFVGEGPEKGNLKKQAQTLGLDNVFFMDGIPKREVLSTLNLADVLMVSMLDTNLYQYGISLNKLNDYLLSGKPIIFSGRVFNDIVANAEAGITVTPEEPEEFAKGLESLLNLTSEEKQAIKLNGYRYLDEHHNIEKLSDQFLSVCKQNHFNNKENAQ from the coding sequence TTGAAAATTTGGATACTCAATGCAGTAGCATTAAAACCTAATGAAACAGGGATAACACGACATTATGACTTATCTAAGCATATGGCGGATCAAGGTCATGACATCACCATATTCGCCAGCAGTTTCTTAGTTTACCTATTTAAATGGCGGGACCCTAAAAAAAAGAATTACTCAGAGAATGTAAATGGCGTCCTATTCGAATGGGTATGGACGCTCCCTTATAACGGGAACGGTCCTAAGAGACTCTTGAATATGATGAGCTATATGCTGACAGCCGTTAAAAGAGGAATGAAGAAAAAAGAGAAACCTGATGTGATTGTAGGTTCCTCCGTCCATCTGTTTGCTTGTTTGGCTGCTTACATTTTAAGCAAGCTGAAGGGTGCAACGTTCATAGTGGAGATTCGTGATCTGTGGCCAAAGACATTGATTGATTTTGGAGCCTTTTCCAAGAATCATCCCGTAGCTCTATTGTTCGGATGGATTGAAAGATTTGTTTATAAAAAGTCTGAGAAGATTATTGTGACACTTCCCGGGGCTTATAAATATATTACTTCCCTGGGAATCCCAAAAAATAAAATCGTTTATATCCCTAATGGAATCGATATGGACAAGATTCATGAATTGGAAAATAAGGCATCCCTTGAACCGGCATTGGAGAAGATAAGAGAAAATTATTCTCATATTGCCATGTATTTAGGGTCTCACGGAGTGGCTAATTCATTGGAAACGATCGTAAAAGCAGCTTCTGAATTGCCAAGAAAAGATACAGCATTTGTATTTGTTGGAGAAGGTCCTGAAAAAGGGAACTTAAAAAAACAAGCTCAAACGCTTGGTCTGGACAATGTATTTTTCATGGACGGAATACCTAAGAGAGAAGTGCTGTCCACATTGAACCTTGCCGATGTATTAATGGTTTCGATGCTTGATACGAATCTATATCAATATGGAATCAGCTTAAATAAACTGAATGATTATCTGCTTTCAGGAAAGCCAATCATCTTCTCCGGCCGGGTATTCAATGATATCGTCGCAAATGCAGAGGCAGGGATCACGGTCACTCCTGAAGAACCGGAAGAGTTTGCAAAAGGGTTGGAGTCTTTATTAAACTTAACAAGTGAAGAGAAACAAGCGATAAAGCTGAATGGCTACCGTTATTTGGACGAACACCACAATATTGAAAAGCTCTCAGATCAATTTCTCTCGGTTTGTAAGCAAAATCATTTTAATAACAAGGAGAATGCCCAATGA
- a CDS encoding glycosyltransferase → MKQVQSLILLTSRFPYSPGEEFIYNEVKVLAEKFEKVIIVPTNQECWNLARPHKRDLPGNVNVEILKSPIRNLKYRKMLNLIKGFTNSQVRSWYKKDLNNASRFGLKGKFKLYKWIVDANQIQNQLGSIEKAADGSSIYYSYWLTPAAASLAMEKEKRSIKAVSRVHGGDLYSERHALPYLPLQEEVIRSLDKTYSISSNGKQYLANKFPEINQKIEVSRLGTKGIEHSYGEVEQKSDELKLVSVSYLKSVKRVHLIAEAIKKAAVPIHWIHIGDGPEKERIQHIIEEFPAQCKGELVGNFTNDEVIQTLGSQPFDLFLNVSESEGIPVTIMEAFSAKIPAIATNVGGTTEVVNDRNGWLLDKDFDPAQITQILNDVFKQPDHLLTKREKAYRTWKKEYFSDDNYARFAENLQSLGALYDHEY, encoded by the coding sequence ATGAAACAAGTTCAAAGTCTTATTCTTCTCACAAGCCGGTTTCCTTATTCGCCGGGAGAAGAATTTATCTATAACGAAGTGAAGGTTCTGGCTGAGAAATTCGAGAAGGTCATCATTGTTCCTACGAATCAGGAGTGCTGGAATTTAGCCCGGCCGCATAAGAGGGATTTGCCTGGAAATGTAAATGTGGAAATTCTTAAAAGCCCCATTAGAAACCTAAAGTACAGAAAAATGCTGAATCTTATTAAAGGTTTTACTAATTCCCAGGTGCGTTCCTGGTATAAAAAGGATTTAAATAACGCCAGCAGATTTGGCTTAAAAGGAAAATTTAAGTTGTATAAATGGATTGTCGATGCCAATCAAATACAAAATCAATTAGGCTCAATCGAAAAAGCAGCAGATGGCAGCAGTATATACTACTCGTATTGGCTGACTCCTGCAGCGGCTTCCTTGGCTATGGAAAAAGAAAAACGGTCCATCAAAGCTGTATCAAGGGTTCATGGAGGAGATCTATATTCTGAAAGACACGCACTTCCTTATTTACCATTGCAGGAAGAGGTCATCCGCTCTTTGGATAAGACGTACAGCATCTCAAGCAATGGAAAACAATATTTAGCAAATAAATTCCCTGAGATTAATCAAAAAATTGAGGTTAGCCGTTTGGGTACAAAGGGAATAGAACATTCGTATGGAGAGGTTGAGCAAAAGTCTGACGAATTGAAACTAGTTTCGGTCTCCTATTTAAAATCGGTTAAGAGGGTGCATCTTATAGCAGAAGCAATCAAAAAGGCAGCTGTTCCCATTCACTGGATACATATCGGAGATGGACCGGAGAAAGAGAGAATCCAACACATCATTGAAGAATTTCCAGCACAATGTAAAGGAGAACTTGTTGGGAACTTTACAAATGATGAAGTCATTCAAACTCTGGGAAGCCAACCATTCGATTTGTTCTTGAATGTCAGTGAAAGTGAAGGGATTCCTGTGACGATCATGGAGGCGTTCAGTGCGAAGATTCCTGCCATAGCAACCAATGTGGGTGGCACAACCGAGGTAGTGAACGATAGAAATGGATGGCTTCTGGACAAGGACTTCGATCCAGCACAGATAACACAGATATTAAACGATGTATTTAAGCAGCCTGACCATTTGCTCACAAAGAGGGAAAAGGCTTATCGCACATGGAAGAAAGAATATTTCAGTGATGACAACTATGCGCGATTTGCAGAAAATCTACAGTCACTAGGAGCTTTATACGATCATGAATACTAA
- a CDS encoding O-antigen ligase family protein, giving the protein MNTYLKSKYNIGFVLGGATLLLFYLAAMQKGINPRNLFVLTFGGVIGLLGLIFIWHKWWKGAHRFHVAVSLLIISSFIGAAVPLFKVAGFTIYPFRILLGLCVFMLAGFFYYRNQTIIHSLKSLKDNSYTYLGLFWIFYAVLSLAWSVNTMNTIQDIIFLLSGLLTIYFILLVYKNKKDYEELFFYWIVMSLLLIAIGLINHFLQIHLPVSRINTVAQYQKHIPTAVFTNENDFASFLAIASFFFLSLLKNGKVLLYKAVGATGFLLSIYLIGAASSRANYIAIAIGLVVWFIFVLKPLQRLKMVIIGTLLSAPVFIFMAERVAAGMEIVIGIIRTLLPAEGQEDSISIRENLLKNVKVFVENTYGFGVGPGNIELYMKKFQFYNTFGDYNVHNWWAEILVHYGVLTFTGYVVLLVYLFVQLIKIVKKCTLRSERMMAESLLCGLSAFALASISPNSFMALHYNWLFIGVCIGFVYMKTKGEDVRAKTNGFVNHSQT; this is encoded by the coding sequence ATGAATACATATTTGAAATCAAAATATAATATCGGGTTCGTTTTAGGGGGAGCCACCCTTCTCCTCTTTTACCTGGCTGCCATGCAAAAAGGGATTAATCCTCGTAATCTCTTTGTCCTCACTTTTGGGGGAGTAATCGGTCTTTTAGGATTGATCTTCATTTGGCATAAATGGTGGAAAGGGGCACATAGATTTCACGTTGCGGTAAGTTTATTAATCATCTCCTCCTTTATAGGCGCAGCTGTTCCTTTGTTCAAGGTCGCCGGATTTACCATCTATCCTTTTCGGATCTTACTCGGCCTCTGTGTTTTTATGTTGGCAGGATTTTTCTATTACCGGAATCAAACAATTATACATTCCCTGAAATCCCTTAAAGATAACTCTTATACATATCTAGGGTTATTTTGGATTTTTTATGCTGTCCTGTCACTTGCCTGGTCGGTTAATACAATGAACACGATTCAGGATATTATCTTTCTCCTGAGCGGGTTACTGACCATCTACTTCATCCTTCTTGTCTATAAGAATAAGAAGGATTATGAAGAATTATTCTTTTATTGGATTGTGATGTCTCTATTACTCATTGCGATCGGACTCATTAATCATTTTCTTCAAATTCATCTGCCTGTATCAAGAATAAATACAGTTGCTCAATATCAGAAGCATATCCCTACAGCAGTATTTACCAATGAGAATGACTTTGCCAGCTTCTTGGCAATTGCGAGTTTCTTCTTTCTATCTTTACTTAAAAACGGTAAAGTCCTTCTCTATAAAGCAGTTGGTGCTACTGGATTTCTTCTTTCTATCTACTTGATCGGTGCAGCTTCATCCCGGGCCAATTATATTGCCATTGCCATTGGTCTGGTTGTATGGTTTATCTTTGTGTTAAAGCCCCTTCAGCGGCTTAAGATGGTGATCATAGGTACCCTCTTATCCGCACCTGTTTTCATTTTTATGGCTGAGAGAGTGGCTGCAGGCATGGAGATTGTAATTGGTATAATCCGAACCTTGCTTCCAGCAGAAGGGCAGGAAGATTCCATCAGTATTAGAGAGAACCTCTTGAAGAATGTAAAGGTCTTTGTGGAGAATACGTATGGATTCGGTGTAGGTCCAGGAAACATTGAATTATATATGAAGAAATTCCAGTTCTACAACACTTTCGGAGATTACAACGTTCATAATTGGTGGGCGGAAATTCTTGTTCACTACGGTGTTTTAACATTTACCGGATATGTCGTATTATTAGTGTACTTATTTGTGCAGCTAATTAAAATTGTAAAGAAGTGTACACTCCGAAGTGAACGGATGATGGCCGAATCACTATTATGCGGACTTAGTGCATTTGCGTTGGCCAGCATAAGTCCCAATTCTTTCATGGCTCTTCATTATAATTGGCTGTTTATTGGTGTTTGTATTGGGTTTGTTTATATGAAAACGAAAGGTGAAGATGTACGTGCTAAAACAAATGGGTTTGTCAATCATTCACAGACTTAG
- a CDS encoding Gfo/Idh/MocA family protein — protein MIKFGIVGCGHIAKKHSTAIQEADGAELAAVCDTQPERVEMFSNEFNVKGYTSLEEMLNSDIDVVNICTPSGFHADIAVQIAKANKHVIVEKPIALTLEDTDKIITACEENNVKLAVVHPNRFRPAFVALKELVQSGVFGKISHSNATVRWNRNQEYYDQAPWRGTKSLDGGVLMNQAIHNLDLLIWLMGDVKEVYSMAATRLRNIEAEDVSTGLARFEDGSLGVIEAATTIYPKNFEESITIFGEKGTVKISGPNALHIEHLTIEGMDESETEQLIQNIKNDPWGKPGHQRIIEDMVEAIKEDREPVVTGLDGRKALELVISLYESAEHNKPIILN, from the coding sequence ATGATCAAGTTTGGCATAGTCGGTTGTGGGCATATTGCAAAGAAACATAGTACTGCAATCCAGGAAGCGGATGGAGCAGAACTAGCAGCGGTGTGTGACACTCAACCTGAAAGAGTAGAGATGTTTTCGAATGAATTTAATGTAAAAGGCTATACCAGCCTGGAGGAAATGTTGAATTCAGATATAGATGTGGTAAATATTTGTACCCCTAGCGGCTTCCATGCTGATATCGCGGTACAGATCGCAAAAGCGAATAAGCACGTAATCGTTGAAAAGCCAATTGCTCTCACGTTAGAAGATACGGACAAAATCATTACAGCTTGTGAAGAAAATAACGTGAAACTTGCAGTCGTGCATCCGAATAGATTCAGACCGGCATTTGTTGCCCTTAAAGAGCTCGTGCAAAGCGGCGTTTTCGGCAAGATCAGTCACTCCAATGCCACAGTGCGCTGGAACCGGAATCAGGAATATTACGACCAGGCGCCTTGGAGAGGAACCAAGTCACTGGATGGCGGGGTCCTAATGAATCAAGCGATTCATAATCTTGATCTTCTTATTTGGTTAATGGGAGATGTAAAAGAAGTCTACAGCATGGCTGCGACAAGATTGAGAAATATTGAAGCGGAAGATGTTTCGACAGGCCTTGCCCGCTTTGAAGACGGATCACTGGGTGTCATCGAAGCAGCTACTACAATCTATCCGAAGAATTTTGAAGAATCCATCACTATCTTTGGTGAAAAAGGCACAGTGAAGATCAGCGGACCTAATGCACTTCACATCGAACACCTTACAATCGAAGGGATGGACGAATCAGAAACGGAGCAATTAATCCAGAACATAAAAAATGACCCATGGGGCAAACCTGGACACCAGCGCATCATTGAAGATATGGTTGAAGCGATCAAAGAGGACCGCGAACCGGTAGTTACAGGATTGGATGGCCGAAAAGCTCTGGAATTAGTCATCTCTTTATATGAATCAGCTGAACACAATAAACCAATTATTCTTAATTAA
- a CDS encoding flippase gives MNTKGSFFSNSLITLTRQVASIVIGITLISVLGRTLGKEGYGEYTLITYVPLMIMTFLNLGLNSSTIYFVSREKYSLREIFNTNVIMAGLLSLTGILIGTIVMFMFKESKFEELNLALLFASLFALPFMLGMIFLQTIFQGQQKFKTFNTALLIQQMGTVVSVLILVFLMDLGLEAAVFSFGFGYFCSVTYCLMNLFLKDKLKLDLHSFSKTYLKEAVSYGIKAHISNVMTFLNYRLDIFLLGFFLGKGPVGVYSAAVNIGERLSIFSQSISSVLLPRISSSTETVDRNKITGLVTRIMTLFMILLGVAVFVLSDFIFDVLLNNEYESSSLMLQLLIPGIVVLAVEKLLSNDLAGRGKPELNMYVSIFNVVLNVILNLILIPTIGMKGAAIASTITYILSFVIKVIIYSRETKVKPFSLLILRKADIILLRNTAKKLTKSFM, from the coding sequence ATGAATACTAAGGGTTCTTTTTTCTCAAACAGCTTAATCACATTGACGAGACAGGTGGCAAGTATTGTCATTGGTATCACGCTTATTTCGGTACTGGGTCGGACTCTCGGGAAGGAAGGATACGGTGAATACACTTTAATCACATATGTTCCTCTCATGATCATGACATTCCTGAATTTAGGGTTGAATTCCTCGACGATTTATTTTGTCAGCAGAGAAAAATACTCGTTAAGGGAAATCTTTAATACCAATGTCATAATGGCTGGTTTATTGTCTTTAACAGGAATACTTATCGGCACGATCGTCATGTTCATGTTTAAAGAATCTAAATTTGAAGAGTTGAACCTGGCACTGTTATTTGCAAGCTTGTTTGCTTTGCCATTTATGTTAGGGATGATCTTTTTACAAACGATTTTCCAGGGCCAGCAAAAATTCAAGACCTTTAATACCGCATTGTTGATTCAACAGATGGGTACCGTTGTGTCAGTATTGATATTAGTGTTTTTGATGGACTTGGGGCTTGAAGCTGCTGTGTTTTCTTTCGGGTTTGGATATTTCTGCAGTGTGACGTATTGTTTGATGAATTTGTTTCTTAAGGACAAGCTGAAGCTGGATCTCCACAGCTTTTCAAAAACTTATTTGAAAGAAGCGGTTTCTTACGGGATAAAGGCTCACATCAGTAACGTCATGACGTTTTTGAATTACCGACTGGATATTTTCCTTTTAGGATTTTTCTTAGGTAAGGGACCGGTAGGGGTATACTCTGCTGCTGTAAATATCGGTGAAAGGCTGTCGATCTTTTCACAATCCATCTCCAGTGTGCTGCTGCCAAGGATCTCATCGTCGACAGAAACCGTTGATCGAAACAAGATAACCGGCTTGGTTACAAGAATCATGACATTATTTATGATCCTTTTGGGTGTTGCTGTATTTGTATTATCCGATTTTATCTTTGATGTTCTCTTAAACAATGAGTACGAGAGCAGCTCGTTGATGCTTCAATTATTAATTCCGGGTATAGTTGTTCTGGCAGTAGAGAAACTATTATCAAATGATTTAGCAGGTCGCGGTAAACCAGAACTCAATATGTACGTATCAATCTTTAATGTAGTGTTAAATGTTATTCTTAACCTGATCCTCATCCCAACTATAGGAATGAAAGGGGCAGCCATTGCTTCTACCATTACTTATATTTTAAGTTTTGTGATAAAAGTGATAATATATTCTCGAGAAACGAAAGTGAAGCCTTTCAGTTTATTGATTCTGAGGAAGGCGGACATTATATTACTGAGGAATACTGCAAAAAAATTAACAAAGTCTTTTATGTAA
- a CDS encoding glycosyltransferase family 4 protein has product MKVCHLTSVHPTEDIRIFVKECSYLSEAGFDVSLVVGNSETYTKNGVDIIGAPVQSSNRYLRMIKGPQSVYKKALEVDADVYHFHDPELLPVGLLLKSKGKKVIYDVHEDVPQQVLSKQWIPKPLRKLVSKMVEGLERYASNRFDAVVTATPTINERFLTYQQNSVTIHNFPIMNELIGEGSGDTVKPMDLNKIVYIGGITRLRGIEEMVRAMEELNKEPTSDVTLHLAGAFAPPSLQKEMEQLEGWNHVNFEGYLNRKEVSNLLNTSSVGLVILHPEPRYVVSYPIKLFEYMSAGLPVIASDFPLWRGIVDDAQCGICVDPMSPKEIADAVSYLLTHKEEARKMGQNGRKAIMNKYNWEQESVRLVELYKSL; this is encoded by the coding sequence TTGAAAGTTTGTCATTTAACTTCTGTACATCCAACTGAAGATATTCGAATTTTTGTAAAAGAATGTTCTTATCTGAGCGAAGCGGGATTTGACGTAAGCTTAGTAGTCGGAAACAGTGAAACATATACGAAGAATGGTGTAGACATCATAGGGGCGCCAGTACAATCATCTAATCGTTACCTTAGAATGATTAAGGGTCCTCAGAGTGTTTATAAAAAAGCATTGGAAGTGGATGCGGACGTATATCACTTCCATGATCCCGAACTGCTTCCAGTCGGATTGCTCTTGAAATCCAAAGGCAAGAAAGTGATTTACGACGTACATGAGGATGTACCGCAGCAAGTACTTTCGAAACAATGGATTCCGAAGCCGCTGAGAAAGCTAGTATCCAAAATGGTAGAAGGGCTGGAAAGGTACGCTTCCAATAGATTCGATGCGGTGGTGACAGCTACCCCGACAATCAATGAACGGTTCCTTACATATCAACAGAACTCCGTTACCATTCATAACTTTCCGATTATGAATGAATTAATAGGAGAGGGTTCTGGTGATACAGTAAAACCAATGGATTTGAACAAAATAGTATACATCGGAGGAATAACAAGACTGCGGGGAATAGAAGAGATGGTCCGAGCAATGGAGGAGTTGAACAAAGAACCAACTTCTGACGTCACTCTTCATTTAGCCGGGGCGTTTGCGCCTCCTTCCCTTCAGAAGGAAATGGAACAATTAGAAGGGTGGAATCATGTCAACTTCGAGGGATATCTGAACAGAAAAGAAGTATCGAACTTATTGAATACTTCTTCAGTAGGATTAGTCATTCTACATCCTGAACCACGCTATGTTGTTTCTTACCCGATAAAATTATTTGAATACATGTCTGCCGGACTGCCTGTTATCGCAAGTGACTTCCCGCTTTGGCGGGGAATCGTAGACGATGCCCAATGCGGAATCTGTGTGGATCCCATGAGTCCCAAAGAAATTGCAGATGCAGTGAGTTATCTTTTAACCCACAAGGAAGAGGCAAGGAAAATGGGTCAGAATGGGCGGAAGGCAATCATGAATAAATATAACTGGGAACAGGAAAGTGTCCGGTTAGTTGAGCTTTATAAGAGTTTATAA
- a CDS encoding DegT/DnrJ/EryC1/StrS aminotransferase family protein, protein MKVPMLDLTEQYQNLKEEIHTAMEEVMSKAHFILGQNVKDLEASVAEYSNAKHGIGVANGSDALNISILGLEIGPGDEVIVPSFTFFATAGAVARAGATPVFVDIDPKTYNIDPEKIEAAITPKTKAIIPVHLYGQMADMEKIKEVADKHNIAIIEDAAQAIGSLYKGKKVGELGTTACYSFFPTKNLGAYGDAGMIITSDDEVGERMRVLRVHGSKPKYYHHVLGYNSRLDELQAAILNVKFKHLDDWSDQRRENAYYYNELLNKELSDIVVTPYEEEFNHHVYHQYTIRVPKRDELQAYLKEQGVATMIYYPQPLHLQPVFKELGFKEGDLPETEKAAAEAISLPMFPELTREQQEYVVANIKEFYKG, encoded by the coding sequence ATGAAAGTACCTATGTTAGATTTAACTGAACAATATCAAAATTTAAAAGAAGAAATTCATACAGCAATGGAAGAAGTCATGTCCAAAGCACATTTTATCCTTGGGCAGAATGTAAAGGATTTAGAAGCTTCGGTAGCAGAGTACAGCAATGCGAAACATGGAATCGGGGTTGCAAACGGATCTGATGCCCTGAATATCTCCATTCTGGGATTAGAAATCGGACCTGGTGATGAAGTCATCGTTCCATCCTTTACTTTCTTCGCGACAGCTGGAGCAGTTGCCAGAGCGGGAGCGACACCAGTATTTGTTGATATTGATCCTAAGACATATAATATCGATCCTGAAAAAATTGAAGCTGCAATCACACCTAAGACAAAAGCAATCATCCCTGTTCACCTTTATGGCCAAATGGCTGATATGGAAAAAATCAAGGAAGTTGCAGATAAGCATAATATCGCCATCATCGAGGATGCCGCGCAAGCCATCGGTTCCCTTTACAAAGGCAAGAAAGTAGGAGAACTTGGCACCACTGCATGCTACAGCTTCTTCCCTACAAAGAACCTTGGTGCATATGGGGATGCAGGTATGATCATTACCAGCGACGACGAAGTCGGTGAACGTATGCGTGTGCTTCGTGTACACGGCAGTAAGCCAAAGTACTATCACCATGTGCTGGGTTACAACAGTCGTCTTGATGAACTTCAAGCTGCCATCCTGAATGTAAAGTTCAAGCATTTAGATGACTGGAGCGATCAAAGACGTGAAAATGCTTATTATTACAATGAATTACTCAACAAAGAACTGAGTGATATAGTGGTTACTCCTTATGAAGAGGAATTCAACCATCATGTGTATCACCAGTACACAATCAGAGTGCCGAAACGTGATGAGTTACAGGCGTATCTGAAAGAACAAGGTGTCGCGACTATGATTTATTATCCACAGCCGCTTCACTTACAGCCTGTGTTCAAAGAGTTAGGTTTCAAAGAAGGAGACCTTCCTGAAACGGAAAAAGCGGCAGCAGAAGCGATTTCTTTACCGATGTTCCCTGAGTTAACAAGAGAGCAGCAGGAATATGTAGTGGCTAATATCAAAGAGTTCTACAAAGGATAA
- a CDS encoding nucleotide sugar dehydrogenase, producing the protein METTLSAQAQNLFDKITNKEATIGVVGLGYVGLPLAVEKAKAGYNVIGFDVQQKRVDMVNDGINYIGDVVDEELAEIIKDKKLLATTDYSMIQEVDAVAICVPTPLDMYQQPDTSYVESSGKEIAKFMRPGMLIVLESTTYPGTTEEILKPILEGTGLKTGEDFFLAYSPERVDPGNKDFNTKNTPKVVGGITPNCTKVAAELYKSVLEGDVHEVSSPAVAEMEKILENTFRHINIALANEMAVLCNRMGIDVWEVIDAAATKPYGFMPFYPGPGLGGHCIPIDPFYLTWKAREYKYHTKLIELAGEINNAMPEYVVSRSMQILNKNQRSLNGAKVLVLGVAYKKDIDDVRESPALDILSEMSKEGADFTVVDPHVKQFRLNGQVIEPVDLTEEALVNADLVLITTDHSSFDYKMIAEKSPVIFDTRNAMKNYRDDIKNYYRL; encoded by the coding sequence ATGGAAACGACCTTATCAGCACAAGCTCAAAATCTTTTTGATAAAATTACAAACAAAGAAGCGACAATCGGTGTAGTAGGTCTGGGTTACGTAGGCTTACCGCTTGCTGTTGAGAAAGCAAAAGCCGGCTATAACGTGATTGGATTCGATGTCCAGCAAAAACGTGTAGACATGGTGAATGACGGCATCAACTACATTGGAGATGTCGTTGACGAAGAACTTGCAGAAATAATCAAGGATAAGAAACTTCTAGCAACAACAGATTATTCTATGATCCAGGAAGTAGATGCAGTAGCGATTTGTGTCCCTACCCCATTGGATATGTATCAGCAGCCGGATACTTCTTATGTTGAGAGTTCCGGTAAGGAAATTGCTAAATTCATGCGACCTGGAATGCTGATTGTACTAGAAAGCACGACTTATCCTGGTACGACTGAGGAAATCCTTAAGCCGATCCTTGAAGGAACAGGTTTAAAAACAGGGGAAGATTTCTTCCTTGCATATTCTCCTGAACGTGTGGATCCGGGTAATAAAGATTTCAATACAAAGAATACACCTAAAGTGGTTGGCGGTATAACACCTAACTGTACAAAAGTAGCTGCTGAATTATATAAGAGTGTTCTTGAAGGCGATGTACACGAAGTATCTTCACCTGCAGTTGCTGAAATGGAGAAAATCCTTGAAAATACATTCCGTCATATCAACATTGCGCTTGCAAATGAAATGGCCGTACTTTGCAACCGTATGGGGATCGATGTATGGGAAGTCATTGATGCTGCAGCAACAAAGCCATATGGTTTCATGCCGTTCTATCCTGGTCCTGGACTGGGCGGACACTGTATCCCTATCGACCCATTCTACTTAACGTGGAAAGCAAGGGAGTACAAATATCATACGAAGCTGATTGAACTTGCCGGTGAAATCAATAATGCGATGCCGGAGTATGTAGTCAGCCGAAGTATGCAAATCCTGAATAAAAATCAAAGATCACTTAACGGAGCTAAAGTACTTGTGTTAGGTGTTGCTTATAAGAAAGACATTGATGATGTACGTGAATCCCCTGCATTGGATATTTTAAGTGAAATGAGTAAGGAAGGTGCTGACTTCACTGTTGTAGATCCACATGTGAAGCAGTTCCGATTAAACGGTCAAGTTATTGAGCCTGTTGATTTGACTGAAGAAGCACTTGTGAATGCAGATCTTGTCCTGATTACGACTGACCATAGCAGCTTTGATTACAAAATGATTGCTGAGAAATCCCCGGTCATCTTTGATACAAGAAATGCGATGAAGAATTATCGTGACGACATAAAAAATTATTATCGTCTATAA
- a CDS encoding acyltransferase, which produces MKPLKIGQNVVIEDGVEFGENVSVGHNVIIYAGSKIGNNVMIQDNVVIGKQPARAKNSILPEVKKLPPAIIGDGTTLGTSSIIYANAELGEEVFVADLATVRERVTIGRQTIVGRGVSVENDCTVGQKCKLETNCYITAYSTLGDYVFVAPYVVTTNDNYMARSKERYDKFKGVTVKKGGRIGANALILPGKVIHEDGTVAAGSIVSRDVEQETLVVGSPAKPLRKVPDDQLLRNQ; this is translated from the coding sequence ATGAAGCCTTTAAAAATAGGACAGAATGTTGTGATTGAAGACGGTGTGGAATTTGGAGAGAACGTGTCAGTTGGGCACAATGTCATCATTTATGCCGGTTCCAAAATAGGAAACAATGTCATGATCCAAGATAACGTGGTCATCGGAAAGCAGCCGGCCCGTGCGAAGAATTCAATTCTTCCTGAAGTGAAGAAGCTTCCGCCGGCCATTATCGGGGACGGGACTACTTTAGGTACATCTTCCATTATTTATGCAAACGCAGAACTTGGGGAAGAAGTGTTTGTTGCAGACCTGGCAACCGTAAGAGAAAGAGTGACAATCGGCAGGCAGACAATCGTAGGACGCGGAGTATCCGTTGAAAATGACTGTACAGTGGGCCAGAAGTGCAAGCTGGAAACAAACTGCTATATCACAGCTTATTCCACCCTTGGCGATTATGTTTTTGTCGCTCCTTACGTTGTCACAACCAACGATAACTATATGGCCCGTTCTAAAGAAAGATATGATAAATTTAAAGGTGTCACAGTCAAAAAAGGCGGAAGAATTGGAGCAAATGCGTTAATCCTTCCAGGTAAAGTCATCCACGAAGATGGAACAGTGGCTGCAGGAAGCATCGTATCAAGGGATGTCGAACAAGAAACACTGGTTGTGGGTTCACCTGCCAAGCCTCTCCGCAAGGTTCCAGATGATCAACTGCTAAGAAATCAATAA